The genome window ATATTTGAACTTTTCCTTATTGCTATCTAGTCACATAGATAAAATCTAGTCAaccatattaaattaataataaatttatatgttaacaTAATACTATTTTTTCATCATCACTTTAAAAAAACTTACGATTCAATATAGACAAATTAAcacaacataaatatataaaaaggtaaattacacccgaggtcactaaactattatatgttttggtcattcaactgatctaaaaagttacaaaatagttattCAACTATTCGGAAGTTTTCATTTATATCACtgaattatgcaaaagtttttatttaagtcattgggctattaattgttttttttttaagtccaACTAGTAATCTCCAAGCAACGATTCGACGATTGGTACAAAAGATCAGTCAATACCTATAAATAAGTAAAGGGACATAGATCCAAGTGATCTATCAGTTAGAGTTagagatcaaagaagaaaactgtttggattttggttcgcAGATCCATgacgttcaaagttgtttcataaaaaaattgaattataaaaggGAAGGGGAAGAagagcttttgattggtgcaAGCTGTACGAACAGAGAATgccaacaatttaaaaaaaaagatatgaagTATACTTGGATTGTCTTACGggtatttctattaaaaaataattcgattatttttaaaaagttaatactcaaagatgattttttttaagaaaaaagttgagcgtcaaatttaactaaaaaaaataagggtcaaattaataaaaatatattcttttcaaataattaattaattcaaacaaatataaaattataaaaatattataatattaatatacacAACAATTTGTGCATCTAAttcttaaattataataatataaaaacatttaaacataataagaCAGCCTTTGGCCCACCTTTTTATGCTATGATTCAAAGCTTCTGCCTCCATATCCTTGCCAATGCTATCCCTTTTTCTCATACCGCCGATTTGATTCTCCCTAAAATAGATTAAGTCGTAATTTGATTGACATAGTATTGTTATTAATGTAAGAGAATGTGGGTTCGAGTATGCTGAAatgcattattctcctatttatgaaTCGGGAAGGGGTATGGGTAGTTCTAAGACATTGTGTAAAAAAGAACAGACATtatcagaacctataatgaaattgttcaaaaaatttaaccattttaataagtttttataacttttaaatattatttgataaaattttaaattttttataaatctttataagaaattaatttctcaaataaatagaaaatacttaataattcttatttctttaaaatttttttatataaatatttaagtcattgtaaaaattaaactaattataaactaaacaaaaaaataaaacgtgATTTAATTTAAGTAACCACGACTTGTCGCTTTGGTTCAGTTTGATTTTcgatttttcagttttttctcAACCAATGGTAGAATGTgccattaaaaattttaaaattttcgaggcactaattaaaattttcgaggcgctaattaaaattttcaaatatttgagaGGCTTAatgagatttttaaaaaattctagtgggtttaattaaaaacttttaaaatttgaagagtttattaaaaaatttcaaagctttatgaaaacttaattaaaaattttagaaagaaataaatataatttttcaaatcatatttaatttgtatcTATCGAGCATatttaagataatttaaaatctatattttaaatttttaatttgaattctcATTTTGATCCAACCTAGGGTGGGTTTGGTTAGGCGATTAGGtacggtgcggtgcgtttagcttactttttgtctcacgctacagtatcgctatagtatctaatctcaccgccaccgctgtttttataCTAACCGCAGGCAAACGCACCGCACATCCAAACCCACCCCTAATATGTTATCACCTCAATTAAGTTGATTAAAGCTAAAgttatttaaatcaaatcagATGATCAGGTTTTGTTCGAAAAATAGGTATTGAGCCCATTGATTCGGAAATTAGTAggaatcaattaaattaaaaacaatggaTTAAATCGATTCAACTGAGATAATCGAATTTACTGATCTCTTATTCAACCTGTTGATTAATTGACACCTTTCAATCGATTCCTAAACGAACCCAAAACCCCCCATAAATCTCTTCCTTGTCCGAAGCCAAATCCATAGCTCACGTTTTCTTACATTTTCCCATTCATTTCATCTTCACCAAATCACACTTACTTCAAGCTAAATCTTAACAAAAGATTTCGGATCCTGGGTTTCAATGGATGCTCCACCAGGATCCACAATCCATTCGATCCCAACCCGTTTAAATTCTTTCATAGCTAACACCAAAGTAGGCAAAAGATTCAAACTAACCGAAAGAAACACCAGTTTCACCACCGAGTTAAGAGCCGGCACCGCCACTTTCCTTACCATGGCATATATCTTAGCCGTAAACGCCAGCATATTAACGGATTCAGGCGGTTCATGCGGCGTCACCGACTGTCACAACCCGAGCGAAACCTGCAAGTTTCCACCACTTGACCCAGGCTATGCAGCTTGCCTCGAAAGGACCCGTAAGGACTTGATTGTAGCCACAGTAATATCGTCTTTTATTGGGTGTTTAATCATGGGTATATTCGCTAACCTTCCTTTAGCATTAGCTCCAGGGATGGGCACTAATGCTTATTTTGCTTATACAGTTGTGGGGTATCATGGTACTGGTAATTTACCTTACCAAAGTGCTTTAACAGCTATATTCATTGAAGGGTTACTTTTTTTCCTCGTTTCCGCCATTGGTTTACGAGCAAAGCTTGCTAAACTTGTTCCGAAACCGGTACGAATCTCTTCGTCGACCGGTATCGGACTGCTCCTCGCTTTCATCGGTTTACAAAGTAACCAAGGCATTGGTCTCGTTGGTTTTAGTCCTTCAACGTTGGTTACACTAGCTGCTTGTCCTAGATCTTCAAGGAAAGGTTTAGCTCCGGTTGTTACTGCGGCGAACAGTAGTTTAAGCTTTGTCGATGGCGGAACCGTGTCGAGTGACGTATTTTGTATGAACCACCGTATGGAAAGCCCAACGTTTTGGCTTGGCGTTGTTGGTTTTTGTATCATTGCCGTTTGTTTAGTGAAAAACATCAAAGGTGCAATGATATATGGTATCGTTTTTGTCACGGTTGTTTCATGGTTTCGGAACACTTCCGTCACGGCTTTCCCCAACACCGATGCCGGAAACTCCGCATATCGGTATTTCAGAAACATCGTCGACGTTCACGGCATAAAAACTACGGCGGGGGCATTGAATTTCAAGGGTATGAATAAAGGATACTTTTGGGAAGCATTGATAACGTTTCTATATGTGGACATATTAGATACCACGGCTACATTATACTCCATGGCTCGATTCGCCGGTTTCGTTGACGAAACCGGTGATTTCGAGGGCCAGTACTTTGCTTTCATGTCAGACGCGGCGTCCATCATGGTGGGATCGCTCCTCGGGACATCACCGGTGACCACATTCATCGAATCTTCAACAGGGATTCGAGAAGGGGGACGAACTGGCCTAACTGCCTTAACGGTTGCGGGGTATTTCCTTTTGGCATTCTTCTTTACACCGTTGTTGGCATCGATCCCGGCATGGGCCGTTGGGCCGCCGTTGATACTGGTTGGGGTGTTGATGATGAGATCGGCGGTGGAGGTGGAGTGGGAGGACATGAGGCAGGCCATCCCTGCATTTGTGACAATGATTTTGATGCCATTGACATATTCCATTGCATATGGTCTAATTGGAGGCATTGGGACTTatattgttttgaatatttggGATTGGCCCAAAACAATTTGGTGAATCGAAGAACTAAtgtaaatttcaataattctaCTACTTCTCAAGGGGACGATGATGAGATACCTCAAGCTTAagctatttgaaagttttcatttaagtcattgggcagttaaaatcattgttgtatGGCTTTTTCTATTTGCATTACCTGCATCAATTAAAATCATGGAACAGTTTTAAATGTCACAAATCTATGAactaaaatccaaacaacttttttTCTTCGATTTCCAACACTGATTATCAGATTGACTTAAATCTTTGATATATTTTCTACTCGGCAATGGGTACTAATCTATTGTATTGATCATCAAATCGTtacttaaaactaataaaatgtaatagGATTGAAGATAAATACAATGCATTGTATGTCAAACCAAAGCGTGCAATGATTGGAGTTCTAAAAGATActttttaaagattatgatATTTGATAGACCATTTTTACTATGGCATGGGTCACATGAAATTGCAACATTTTTGTTAGGTTCTTCTAcccttattattattgttaggaataatactaaaattagtCCTAATGTTTACTTagttttagttcttttttatttagatgATTTTGACTCtcaatctttaaattttaggcaattgagtcttagctcgattgataTGGTATTGTTACCAGTGCAGGACAGTGTGGGTTTGAGTGCGTTGAAGTGCATCATCTTCCTATTTAAGGTTTGAGAATGAGCTATAAgtagttctaagcattgtatcaaaaagagcagatatgataagaaccatatataaatcaattcgAAATTTATTAGACAAGCTGgagtaagattttttttagtaaaatgtCCAAATTTTATAATCATTGATTGCATATTTGAAGTGAAAACTCCATTAATAAAAGTTGTTTGGAGTTTAGtattgaaatgaaaagaaaaagaacaatggCTTTGCACTgctcattttcatgttttcttcaGATAttcctcttatttttttattaaaaaaatcataatttaaaatcaaaataaattataaatataaatattaaaacccaaattataaatttatggaataattaaattaattaactatttttagagtttacccaaaaatttatgaaatatgccTAAAAACTgctttaattttacaatattccATATATTTAAGATTATCAAAGCATCAAACTTAGgctgggtttggatgggcgattgggtgcgatgcggtgcgtttagcttactttttgtctcacgctacagtatctaacCTCACCGCcgccgctgtttttacactaatcgcagGTAAACGGACTGCCCATCCAAATTCACCCTTAGTGCATgaacttaaaagttaaaagatctTAAGTTGTCAATGAGTCTTTAATGTTGTTGGCAACGATCGAGGTTTTGAGTCTTTTGATACTCAAGTTTAAGTCTCATCATgtgtaattattatattttaatctctaGCCTTGTCATGTGCTATTGTCATGcatagattttaatttgaataatttcgGGTTTTAacctatattttatattgatttggtTCTAAATATAATCGTGCTGTATTTATATTAGTATACCCttaatatattatagattaatatattttggGATAAAGTAatgtttaatgttaaattttaatcttttgaagACCCTATGTGCCCTCATTCCACAATACAAACATTTGACAATCCCATCCATTTTGGACTGCCATCACCATCGTTCAAAAAACTATGGCTTAGGACCCTATATGCACTAGCACACAATCATTCAGTTGCTCTTAGGGGGGGGGTGATGTTAAACCCCCATTTTTTGAGGTTAAGATCTTCACTTGTATATTTGTCTAAATATGTCCCTTGTTGATGTTGTTTGAGTCGGACAAAAGAAGGATAAAAAGGGATATGGGATATGGTGAGTGATGGAAGGTTTGCATCGAGAAATGTCAAGTTTAAGGGATCAAAAGTGAGTTCTCTTTTactctatatatacatatttctagATAAGTGTCTTTTTTGTACTCGTGAGATGAATCATGTGGTCTTGATGACGTTTATACTAATATACATCTTTTAAGCCATACACCAATTCGTCAAGCCCTTATAATCTAGATGATGACAAGTTGACAAGCCTTACATAATGTCAGGGTTTTTGTCGTTGATAAGACGGTGGAccaaaaatagtaatttgaagTTTTAGTCGTATGGGGTTTTGACAGTTTCGAGTAGTCAATTTTGACATACTAAAAATCTATATtttggttttcatttgttttgaaatttagatGTTTTTCTTAGTATGAAGTTTTTACTTTCATTTGGTATTTCTATCTCTGTAATATGAGTCACGTGTTAAAAGATATGAGACCCCAAAGTAAGCTAGTCAAAACTGTTAACTGAAAAAATCTAAGCAGATTGtgatgattttttatgttttggttttcGAAACTTAATTTTTTGGTTACTGATTTTGACGAAACaagtttttaagttttagtattatatttgttctttaaatcgtgtttttttgttattgaaataccaagtaaattttgagtttgaatgGCTTCAAGTAAGCCAAATGATCATGAAGTTTAGAATTTCAGAATttcgatttttaatttttttataaatattttcaatccaAATACATATTATTTGGTTGAAAACCATACTAAACtgatttttagtgatttattaagttttcttataaaatgtatgtattttattaaatttgatttacttattttgaggtaaaatatagttttattaaaatgtataattatgTCTTAATTTGCTAGGGGCTTATCACATAACTGAAATGTTTTAAGATTATCACGAAAATACGTAACTTTGTAAGCTTCTAATTTATTGATCGAATTTTGATTTTCAAGTTcggtttctaaaattttagacAACTTGAAGATTTGCGAAAATCGTTATTCAAGTGTCGATTGAATAGATCAGGTAAATAACTCGACATTCCTTTAACGTTTAATTCCCCAAAATCAACCTTCAATGTTTTGTTATATATGTGATATACAATATTTTTGTGcatgttttatgaaaaatgagTTGAG of Gossypium raimondii isolate GPD5lz chromosome 3, ASM2569854v1, whole genome shotgun sequence contains these proteins:
- the LOC105796062 gene encoding adenine/guanine permease AZG1 — protein: MDAPPGSTIHSIPTRLNSFIANTKVGKRFKLTERNTSFTTELRAGTATFLTMAYILAVNASILTDSGGSCGVTDCHNPSETCKFPPLDPGYAACLERTRKDLIVATVISSFIGCLIMGIFANLPLALAPGMGTNAYFAYTVVGYHGTGNLPYQSALTAIFIEGLLFFLVSAIGLRAKLAKLVPKPVRISSSTGIGLLLAFIGLQSNQGIGLVGFSPSTLVTLAACPRSSRKGLAPVVTAANSSLSFVDGGTVSSDVFCMNHRMESPTFWLGVVGFCIIAVCLVKNIKGAMIYGIVFVTVVSWFRNTSVTAFPNTDAGNSAYRYFRNIVDVHGIKTTAGALNFKGMNKGYFWEALITFLYVDILDTTATLYSMARFAGFVDETGDFEGQYFAFMSDAASIMVGSLLGTSPVTTFIESSTGIREGGRTGLTALTVAGYFLLAFFFTPLLASIPAWAVGPPLILVGVLMMRSAVEVEWEDMRQAIPAFVTMILMPLTYSIAYGLIGGIGTYIVLNIWDWPKTIW